Proteins co-encoded in one Stigmatopora nigra isolate UIUO_SnigA unplaced genomic scaffold, RoL_Snig_1.1 HiC_scaffold_26, whole genome shotgun sequence genomic window:
- the LOC144192351 gene encoding LOW QUALITY PROTEIN: uncharacterized protein LOC144192351 (The sequence of the model RefSeq protein was modified relative to this genomic sequence to represent the inferred CDS: substituted 1 base at 1 genomic stop codon) — MNVFGALFFLAYLGHASACPPLCKCYSRRAEVVCSEAPLTQFPSMGLPENTTTLTIQFTNITSISEEDLKAIPKLKELHLFNNQLANLSSHLLRGVPHLTTLDLTGNQLKHLPPNVFSHAPLQILVLKNNQIEKVDASWLPDNSNLTWLDISGNQLRNLPVDFLQKIPHLENLDLSHNNLEKFSAGLMDPLTRLNRLNLCNNKLESLNESFLHGSRNLTYLFLSRNKLSHLTPNIFLELTQLSHLSLDDNQLNSIPEGLLNPLNALEDEGLDLTANPWVCDKKIKYLFGWLQKNQKKAFLPGTVICAGPPSLKSRSVMSLKETELEECFIKTKEAGFSRSKMNLKLLLLLLTLCAVPQCDVHACPHQCSCSGNKVECAGVSTMMTFPVDGLPPNTSELSILSTQISSIEASHLNAVPYLNRLQLYSNKLDKLPSNLLHNASRLNSLDLTGNQLGHLPAGVFSQKSLKNLVLKNNHIEQVDVDWFADNNSLIWLDVSGNHXSEIPAAFLQKLKHLEHLDLSDNNLQELQTDALKNLHQLDILNLAGNKFKTLTPTAFNHNPKLSHLFLQENHLRELPPSLFSGLPRLQMLLLNQNHLQRIPQGLLDGRNSSFSLTLATNPWMCEEKIEYLWRWLKEHKHNVFYLEEVTCNGPEDLKDKQVVDLTKSELGLLK; from the exons ATGAATGTGTTTGGTGCTCTCTTTTTCTTGGCTTACTTGGGCCATGCTTCAGCATGTCCACCACTTTGCAAATGCTACTCAAGAAGAGCAGAGGTGGTCTGCAGTGAAGCCCCCCTAACACAATTCCCATCTATGGGTCTTCCTGAGAATACCACTACCCTCACCATCCAGTTCACTAACATCACTTCCATTTCTGAGGAGGATCTCAAAGCAATCCCCAAACTGAAAGAGCTCCACCTGTTCAACAACCAACTAGCAAACCTGTCCTCACATCTTCTCAGGGGCGTCCCACATCTCACCACTTTGGACCTCACTGGCAACCAACTAAAACACTTGCCTCCAAATGTCTTTAGCCACGCCCCACTTCAAATACTCGTGctaaaaaataaccaaattgAAAAAGTGGATGCCTCATGGCTTCCAGATAACTCCAACCTTACCTGGTTGGACATCTCTGGGAATCAATTGAGGAATCTCCCTGtggatttcctccaaaaaatcccCCACTTGGAAAACCTTGACCTCTCCCACAATAACCTGGAAAAGTTCTCAGCAGGTTTAATGGATCCACTCACCAGACTTAATCGCCTGAATCTTTGCAATAACAAATTAGAAAGTCTGAATGAGTCTTTTCTGCATGGAAGTCGGAATCTCACCTATTTGTTCCTTTCGAGGAACAAACTCAGTCATTTAACCCCTAATATTTTCCTGGAGCTTACACAGCTCAGTCATCTCAGTTTGGATGACAACCAACTTAATAGCATCCCTGAAGGACTTCTCAACCCTCTGAATGCCCTCGAAGATGAAGGACTAGATCTGACGGCAAACCCTTGGGTGTGTGATAAGAAGATAAAGTACCTGTTCGGATGGCTCCAAAAGAACCAGAAGAAGGCCTTCCTTCCAGGGACTGTCATTTGTGCCGGTCCTCCATCTCTAAAGAGTCGCTCAGTGATGTCACTCAAAGAGACTGAATT AGAGGAATGTTTCATTAAGACAAAAGAAGCAGGATTTAGCAGGTCTAAGATGAATTTGAAGCTTCTTCTGCTGCTGCTCACTTTGTGTGCGGTGCCTCAATGCGACGTCCACGCATGCCCACACCAGTGTTCCTGCTCTGGGAATAAGGTGGAGTGCGCTGGGGTCTCGACCATGATGACATTCCCCGTCGATGGTTTACCACCCAACACATCTGAATTGTCCATCTTGTCCACCCAGATTTCATCTATTGAAGCAAGTCATTTAAATGCTGTGCCCTATCTGAACAGGCTTCAACTTTATAGTAACAAACTGGACAAACTTCCTTCAAATCTACTGCACAATGCTTCCCGGTTAAACTCGTTGGATCTTACTGGAAATCAGCTTGGTCATCTTCCGGCAGGGGTCTTCAGCCAGAAGTCACTAAAAAACCTCGTCCTGAAAAATAATCACATCGAACAAGTAGACGTCGATTGGTTTGCTGATAACAACAGCTTAATCTGGTTGGACGTGTCCGGCAATCATTAATCGGAGATCCCAGCAGCTTTCCTCCAGAAGCTCAAACATCTGGAACATCTGGATCTGAGTGACAACAACCTGCAAGAATTACAAACGGATGCCCTAAAGAACCTCCACCAGCTGGACATTCTTAACCTTGCTGGGAACAAATTCAAAACTCTGACTCCAACAGCCTTCAATCACAACCCGAAGCTCTCGCATCTGTTTCTACAGGAGAATCATCTGCGAGAACTTCCACCATCCCTTTTCTCGGGACTTCCACGTCTTCAAATGCTTCTGCTCAACCAGAACCACCTTCAGCGTATCCCCCAGGGCCTGCTGGATGGGAGGAACTCTTCTTTCTCTTTGACCCTAGCAACAAACCCATGGATGTGTGAGGAGAAAATAGAGTATCTCTGGAGGTGGCTTAAAGAGCATAAACACAATGTCTTTTATTTGGAGGAGGTTACATGCAATGGACCGGAAGATCTCAAAGACAAACAAGTGGTGGACTTGACTAAAAGTGAACTTGGTCTTCTCAAATGA